Below is a window of Methanothermobacter thermautotrophicus DNA.
GACACCGAGCAGAGGATTTACTGGGGAGGTCATGTAATAAAAATTGAGGTCCAGAGTGGTGCTATGGATGATATGCGCTTTGCTAAATCCTCTGAGGGAAGGTTCCTGAACCTGTGGCTCTGAATTCATAGGGAAACAGGGTTCCTAAGGAGTACTGGGCCACCATAAACAGCGAAATTTATTCAATTAGTAGTAGACCCTGGCGGCCTCCTCAGGATCATCGTAGAGTCCAAGGGCTGCGAGGGCCCCTATCTTGCCCTGGGAACCAGTGATCTCAATTAGCTCCACACCAGCTTCCCTGGCTACTCTTTCGGCTTCCTCCAACTCCATGAGGGTCCTCTTGGATCTTGCCGCATAGTCCCTTAGTTTTCCAGGCACCACTATACCCTTCATTACAGCCATGGCTGTCTTATCTGAGAGGGTGTTCTCCCTCAGGAGGTCCCTTACCAGTGCCACCAGTTCATCTGCTTCACCAGGTTTAACTGCAAATGCAAGGGCAACCGACACACAGTTCTGTGTCTTGTGGGGGTTGTGTGGGTAGAGCTGTACCGTGACGTGGTCAAGGTACTCAAAACCCCTCGTCCTGGCCTCCAGCCCTATGTTGTTTGCAAGGGTCCAGGTGGCCCCGCTCTCAGGTGTGTCTGTGTCATCTATCCCTATAACGACCTTCTCAAGGCGGGGGGTTATGACAGCGGCCCGGCCCGGCTTTGAACCACCCCCCAACTCGTAGAGTTCGATCCTCTTAACACCCTCAGCCATGCCACGGCACATGGCGGCACCGACACCTGCACCTGCAAGGCCTGCATGCACAACACGGACCTCATCGCCCTCAACCGCCACCTCCTCTATCCCGGCGGCGTTAAGACTAGCCTGGAGCTCAATGGGTGCCTTACCTGTACGTGCAAGGTAACTGTGTCTGTTACCGTCCCTCCGGGCCCTCTCTATAAGCCTGCTGGACCTCTGGTACTGATATATCATCCACTCTGACCCTGAAACGCAGGGGTGGTACTCCAGGATCTCAACCAGGTCCCCATCAACCACTGTGAGGACCTTCCGGTAGGGTGAGATCCAGGGGTCCTGGAACCTCTCCTTAAGGTCAGATGGCCTGAGTATCTCCATGGAAGATCTCCAGAAACTATATATCCTCTTTAAGTCTTCTGTGCATTTTAACAGCCGCCTCGACAGCCCTCTTGGCGTAGTCAACACGCTGGTGGGCCTCAAGCCTTGTCATTCCTGGTCCTGATATTCCAAGGGCCACGGGTTTGTCATAATCAAGGGCCAGGTCGGCTATCTTACGTGAAGCGTGCTGCACAACTATCTGGTCATGATCGGTGGCCCCCTCGATGACCGCCCCAAGGGTTATCACGGCATCTATATCATCCTCAAGGAGGAGTTTCTTCACTGCCAGTGGCATGTCAAACACGCCGGGTACAGCAATCACCCTGGTTATCTCAGCATCAAGGAATCTGGCATGTTCCTTTGCAAGTTCCAGCATCATGTGGGTTATGTCATAGTTAAACTCAGCTACAACAGCCCCTATCCTGACTTTTTTCATCCAATACCTCCATTTAGAGTACAAGTGCACCTGCAATGGTACTCAGAACCATTATTATCACTATCAGCAATGCTATTGCCTGTGCCTTATTCATTGAATCACCCCATCCCTGCTATTTCCTGGAGGGTCTCTCCGAGGAGTTCAATTTCCTCTGATGTGTTGTAGTAGTGTATGGATGCCCTGACGGTGCCGCCGGTTTCATGGAGCGCCAGGTGCTTCATTGCAGGTATAGCGCAGTGGTGACCACTTCTAACACAGATCCCGGCGGTTTCATCAAGAATCTTTGCAACGTCATGGGGGTCCATGTTATTTATGTTGAAGGAGAGGATACCATAAATATTTTGGGGGTCACCATAGCATTCAACAGCATCGATGGCTGAAAGGGTACTGTGGAGCTCCTCTGTCATCTTCATTCCATGTCTATGGATCCTCCTGATTCCTATCCTCTCCATGTAATCTATTGAGGCGCCAAGGCCAATTAACCCTGCTATGTTTAGGGTGCCGGCCTCAAATTTCGCAGGGAAATCCTCGAGTACATATCCGTCCTCTGAGACATCCAGCACCGTGCCTCCCCCCAGCATCTGTGGCTCAACTTCTTCCTGAACCTCCCTGCTGCAGTAGAGGAATCCCGTGCCAACCGGTCCCAGGGTCCCCTTGTGTCCCGGGAATGCTGCGAAGTCAGCACCAATGGCCCTGACATCAACCTCCATGTGACCTATGGACTGGGCGGCATCAACCAGGTAGAGGGCTCCAGCCTCATGGGCCACCCTGCCTATCTCCTCCACAT
It encodes the following:
- the mmp11 gene encoding methanogenesis marker protein 11 encodes the protein MEILRPSDLKERFQDPWISPYRKVLTVVDGDLVEILEYHPCVSGSEWMIYQYQRSSRLIERARRDGNRHSYLARTGKAPIELQASLNAAGIEEVAVEGDEVRVVHAGLAGAGVGAAMCRGMAEGVKRIELYELGGGSKPGRAAVITPRLEKVVIGIDDTDTPESGATWTLANNIGLEARTRGFEYLDHVTVQLYPHNPHKTQNCVSVALAFAVKPGEADELVALVRDLLRENTLSDKTAMAVMKGIVVPGKLRDYAARSKRTLMELEEAERVAREAGVELIEITGSQGKIGALAALGLYDDPEEAARVYY
- the ribH gene encoding 6,7-dimethyl-8-ribityllumazine synthase translates to MKKVRIGAVVAEFNYDITHMMLELAKEHARFLDAEITRVIAVPGVFDMPLAVKKLLLEDDIDAVITLGAVIEGATDHDQIVVQHASRKIADLALDYDKPVALGISGPGMTRLEAHQRVDYAKRAVEAAVKMHRRLKEDI
- a CDS encoding cysteine desulfurase, whose protein sequence is MRTEDVRRDMPLLKDHVYLDAASTTPTPLPVVRVMTEYFEEYNANTGRGAYSLVLRATRKLQEAREKVAGFINASSDEIVFTKNTSEAINIVAGGLRFRKGDSVVVPNIEHHSNFLPWLRLRERGVDVRVVRADEGGVVDPGRIEDAVDDTTRLVTVTHISNALGTVQDVEEIGRVAHEAGALYLVDAAQSIGHMEVDVRAIGADFAAFPGHKGTLGPVGTGFLYCSREVQEEVEPQMLGGGTVLDVSEDGYVLEDFPAKFEAGTLNIAGLIGLGASIDYMERIGIRRIHRHGMKMTEELHSTLSAIDAVECYGDPQNIYGILSFNINNMDPHDVAKILDETAGICVRSGHHCAIPAMKHLALHETGGTVRASIHYYNTSEEIELLGETLQEIAGMG